Sequence from the Maribellus comscasis genome:
TTGGAGTTTCTAAAACCAGGTGGAAGATTGGTTATTTACGCCATCAGAAAAGAATCGACAGATCAGGATTTTTTAACAAAACTCGATTACCAGCGTCACTTATGGATGGAAAAAGAGATAAAAAGTGTAGCCAACGTGACCAGCTACGATGTAAAGGAGTTTATCAAAATTGCCGCTGAAATGCCCTTTAAACCTCACATAGAAATTTATCCGTTTGAGCAGGCAAACAAAGCAATTATGGATATAAAAAATCGAAAAATAAGAGGGGCTAAAGTTTTACAACTATAGTTGGAACCAAAAAAACAGCTAATAGTCAAGTTCCCATCTCTCACTGGGATCTCCGGGAATGGAAACCGTTTTCCATGAAAATTTAAAAACTCGTGGCTGAACCAGTCGCTCAAAATCTTTATACTCCAATTTTATCATTTCGGTATGTGTACCTGCATTAAATGCGATCATTTTGTCCTCAGCCATCGTTTCCGAAACATATACTCCCAAATCATATAAATTTCCAAACGGTGGCATGGCTCCCAATTCACAGTCAGGGAAGAAATATTTAAACTCAGCTTCACTGGCCAGTGAAACCTTTCGGGTTCCAAAAATCTCCTGTAAAAGATTAAAATCTACCTGAAAGGAAGCAGGTAAAACTGCCATTGCCATTTTTCCATCAATTTTAATCATCACAGTTTTTGCAAATTCTTTTCCTGAAACATGTGTCGACGCAGCAATTTCCTGTGCAGTAAAAGCACTTGAATGTTTTATTACCACATATTTTATGTCCTTCTCATCAAGAAAAGCTTTTAGTTTTTTTGCTGGCATTTTAAATGGTTTTAAATACATAAAGAATCACGAACAAATACTGACTTAACAGCTCAAGAGAATCAGGTTACCTGTTTATTGTACCGGGTAGTTTAAAAAAAGTTTCAAAATGTGTTACATGTTTATTCCCTGAATGTCTCTGCTTTACAAGATCAAATGTTACTTTTGAAACATTGTTACTGTAAACTAAAACAATAAAAAATGAATCTAAAACCTGTTTTCCTAAGCTTTCTTATTATTATGATCGGTTCAGCAGTTATTAATGCACAAAAGACTTACCAGGTCGTTGTTGATGAAACAAAAAACGGAAGTATCGAAATTGTGCCTAAAATTCCTTCTGACGGAAAATTACCGGAAGGAACTATTCTTAAAATCAGGGCAACACCGGATGAAGGCTATGTTCTGGATGCCGGTTACTATTCTGTAAAAGGCATGTGGGGGGCCATGTATCACGAAACTATGGCATCGCCTTTTGAAGTGCTTATCAATCAGGATAAACATGTTGGAGCTTCTTTTATAAAGGCATCTGAAGTAAACCACATAAATGTCACTCAAAATGTAGTATATGCAAAACCGGGTGTTAAAACATTAAAATATGATGTTTACTCGCCCAAAGAAGCCAAAAACCTTCCCTGTATTGTGATAATCCATGGTGGCGGCTGGGCGTCAAACAATGAAGATATTATGCGTGGAATGGCCCGTGAACTAACAAAAGGAGGACAATATGTAGTATTCAGTATTGATTACCGCTGGCAGGGCAAACTGGATGGCGATGAAGAAGGAAATATAATGGCAGACATTATTGAAGATGTTTTTGGTGCCATCGCCCACATTATGGAACATGCCAAAGAATATGGCGGCGATCCGACCCGAATA
This genomic interval carries:
- a CDS encoding alpha/beta hydrolase, whose translation is MNLKPVFLSFLIIMIGSAVINAQKTYQVVVDETKNGSIEIVPKIPSDGKLPEGTILKIRATPDEGYVLDAGYYSVKGMWGAMYHETMASPFEVLINQDKHVGASFIKASEVNHINVTQNVVYAKPGVKTLKYDVYSPKEAKNLPCIVIIHGGGWASNNEDIMRGMARELTKGGQYVVFSIDYRWQGKLDGDEEGNIMADIIEDVFGAIAHIMEHAKEYGGDPTRIAVTGDSAGGHLSAVAGTMPNKIGDGGFGKTPGVFEFMPSYLPENKTPEQVRNEMMKAIQAAAPSYGVFGGNLLNHYSGDPKADETWKEGIAPLSNIPNASEREIPHYLSRGTKDMLIKDEAVKVYVDALVQAGQRVQYVQAGGAGHAFFDWKPDERTKDTFKKYGVYYCAEMKAFFNSVFYPED
- a CDS encoding aminoacyl-tRNA deacylase — protein: MPAKKLKAFLDEKDIKYVVIKHSSAFTAQEIAASTHVSGKEFAKTVMIKIDGKMAMAVLPASFQVDFNLLQEIFGTRKVSLASEAEFKYFFPDCELGAMPPFGNLYDLGVYVSETMAEDKMIAFNAGTHTEMIKLEYKDFERLVQPRVFKFSWKTVSIPGDPSERWELDY